In Apostichopus japonicus isolate 1M-3 chromosome 5, ASM3797524v1, whole genome shotgun sequence, a single window of DNA contains:
- the LOC139967286 gene encoding solute carrier family 49 member A3-like translates to MASDPKSNHQIETNYVTYPQRWFVLATVAVLNFSNAMAWINFAAITNFSAEYFNVTTDQINWLSIVYLVVTIPIGFVSIWVMDNLGIRSTILIGAWFNFVGIAVRCFSGLSGISDDARYPIVMTGQTIAAVAQPFLLFVPTKLAAVWFAEDQRAIANAIGSMSNPFGILMSFLISALLVSEPDDIPLMLLIYLIPAVIGVAMATFGVCSNEPPTPPSASADEEGESFYKGFLHCIKTPSFIILWIAFGGGYGVFNAISTFLEQIVCPLGHGDDFAGIVGALMLGCGLIGAFVAGLIVDKTHKFTPIMKFNFVFGAIGVVFLVVFSNFPEQGGGLAFGAVLFGTFGLALFPVALELGVECTYPIREGTSSGLLQISGQLQGIILILIAQVASESVPLSEAPDIQKCIVVSDTPGATVPPNQLSVIQDMTVPLYVIGGYTIVVCCGFVLLFRTKYKRLAAEGYAAGKKEPSSVAKKAGVDNMAMDVVT, encoded by the exons ATGGCGTCTGATCCTAAAAGCAACCATCAGATCGAGACGAACTACGTCACGTATCCACAGCGATGGTTTGTGCTTGCCACGGTAGCAGTCCTTAATTTTTCCAATGCTATG GCTTGGATCAATTTTGCTGCTATTACCAACTTCAGCGCAGAATATTTCAACGTCACCACAGACCAAATCAACTGGTTATCAATTGTCTATCTCGTTGTTACTATACCAATTGGATTTGTGTCTATCTGGGTAATGGATAATCTTGGAATACGATCTACG ATCCTAATTGGAGCATGGTTCAATTTCGTAGGCATCGCGGTGCGATGCTTTAGTGGCCTTTCTGGCATATCCGATGATGCCAGATATCCCATCGTTATGACAGGACAAACCATTGCTGCTGTTGCACAGCCATTTCTGTTATTCGTACCAACAAAACTGGCAGCAGTGTGGTTCGCTGAAGATCAACGAGCGATTGCTAATGCTATTGGTTCCATGTCGAATCCATTTGGAATTCTGATGTCATTCCTCATATCGGCACTGCTTGTAAGCGAGCCAGACGATATACCACTTATG CTCTTAATTTACCTAATTCCTGCTGTGATTGGTGTTGCCATGGCGACATTTGGTGTGTGCAGTAATGAACCACCGACGCCACCATCTGCCAGTGCAGACGAAGAGGGGGAATCGTTTTACAAAGGTTTTCTACAT TGTATCAAGACTCCGTCTTTCATTATTTTGTGGATAGCTTTCGGCGGCGGGTACGGTGTCTTTAACGCAATTAGCACCTTTTTAGAGCAAATCGTATGTCCACTTGGGCATGGAGAC gATTTTGCTGGTATTGTCGGCGCTCTGATGCTTGGTTGTGGACTAATAGGAGCCTTCGTAGCTGGTTTAATTGTAGATAAGACTCACAAATTTACTCCAATTAtgaagtttaattttgtgtttgGTGCAATCGGTGTGGTTTTTTTAGTAGTT ttttcaaattttCCAGAACAAGGTGGAGGACTCGCTTTCGGAGCCGTCTTGTTCGGCACCTTCGGTTTGGCTCTGTTTCCAGTTGCGCTGGAATTAGGAGTAGAATGTACATACCCCATAAGGGAAGGAACCAGCTCAGGACTTCTTCAAATATCTGG TCAATTACAGGGTATCATTTTAATCTTGATCGCTCAAGTTGCTTCTGAGTCGGTTCCATTGAGCGAAGCACCCGATATACAAAAGTGCATCGTTGTCTCGGACACCCCAGGAGCAACCGTACCGCCAAACCAGTTAAGTGTTATCCAAGATATGACAG TGCCTTTGTATGTTATCGGAGGATACACCATTGTAGTGTGCTGTGGATTTGTCTTACTATTCCGAACGAAATACAAACGTCTGGCAGCCGAAGGTTATGCAGCTGGTAAAAAAGAGCCGTCTTCAGTAGCTAAGAAAGCTGGCGTGGATAACATGGCAATGGATGTCGTTACATGA